In Helianthus annuus cultivar XRQ/B chromosome 3, HanXRQr2.0-SUNRISE, whole genome shotgun sequence, a single window of DNA contains:
- the LOC110929322 gene encoding (S)-coclaurine N-methyltransferase, with product MSSLLQAPYDATVKLMSASLERNLLPDAVMRRLTRLLLAGRLRSCFKPTSQQQLQQLLEFVHSLKEMPIAVKTEDAKSQHYELPTSFFNLVLGKNFKYSCCYFRDKSSTLEDAEEAMLQIYCEKSELQDGHTVLDVGCGWGSLSLYIAQKYSNCKVTGICNSVTQKAHIEEQCEKLGLENVEIIVADISTYEMDGSYDRIFSIEMFEHMKNYKDLLKKISKWMKSDGFLFVHHFCHKTYAYHFEDVNEDDWITRYFFSGGTMPSSNLLLYFQDDVSVVNHWLVNGKHYAQTSEEWLKRMDKNIKAIQPIMESTYGKDSAVKWTVYWRTFFLSVAELFGYNDGEEWMVTHYLFKKK from the exons ATGAGCAGCTTACTGCAAGCACCCTACGATGCTACGGTGAAGCTGATGTCGGCTTCACTTGAGCGCAATCTGCTCCCAGATGCAGTCATGCGCCGGCTCACTCGGCTCCTTTTAGCCGGGCGGCTTCGCTCCTGCTTCAAACCCACCTCTCAGCAACAGCTTCAACAACTTCTGGAGTTTGTGCATT CGTTAAAAGAAATGCCTATTGCTGTGAAGACCGAAGATGCCAAATCTCAACATTATGAACTGCCTACTTCTTTCTTCAACCTTGTGCTCGGCAAGAATTTCAAATACAG CTGTTGTTATTTTCGTGACAAATCAAGTACATTAGAGGATGCCGAGGAAGCAATGCTGCAAATTTACTGCGAGAAATCTGAACTGCAAGATGGGCACACGGTTCTTGATGTTGGATGTGGCTGGGGATCTCTAAGTTTGTACATTGCACAAAAGTATAGTAATTGCAAAGTTACGGGGATTTGCAATTCGGTCACCCAAAAAGCACATATTGAAGAGCAATGCGA GAAACTTGGTCTAGAGAATGTGGAGATAATAGTTGCAGATATTAGCACATATGAAATGGACGGATCGTATGATCGAATATTTTCCATTGAAATGTTTGAG CATATGAAAAACTACAAAGATCTTCTCAAGAAGATATCGAAATGGATGAAATCGGACGGTTTTCTCTTTGTTCATCACTTTTGCCATAAAACATATGCTTACCATTTTGAG GATGTCAATGAAGATGATTGGATAACTAGATACTTTTTCAGTGGAGGTACAATGCCTTCATCAAATCTTCTCCTTTATTTTCAG GATGACGTTTCTGTAGTCAACCACTGGCTTGTGAACGGAAAACATTATGCACAGACGAG TGAAGAGTGGTTGAAGAGGATGGATAAGAACATAAAGGCAATACAGCCAATTATGGAGTCAACTTATGGGAAAGATTCAGCAGTCAAATGGACTGTATATTGGAGAACATTTTTCTTGTCAGTTGCAGAACTGTTTGGGTACAATGATGGAGAAGAATGGATGGTCACGCATTACTTATTCAAGAAAAAATGA